The proteins below come from a single Edaphobacter acidisoli genomic window:
- the gatB gene encoding Asp-tRNA(Asn)/Glu-tRNA(Gln) amidotransferase subunit GatB, with the protein MSTATALSPEIFAKYQPVIGLEVHVQLLTATKAFCGCINQYGGEPNTHVCPVCLGLPGALPVLNRKAVEYAVLAAKAINCQIRETSIFARKNYFYPDLPKGYQISQFDKPVAEHGWIDVPDAEGKRKRIGVTRLHMEEDAGKSVHDGFADSVSKTYIDLNRCGTPLVEIVSEPDLRTPDEAFEYLTRLKEILLYTGVSDCNMEEGSLRCDANVSVMLKGAERFGTKAEVKNVNSFRYIRSALEYEIERQIGILEEGGRVVQESRLWNNAEGRTYSMRSKEQAHDYRYFPEPDLPPLVVGVEWQAEILKALPELPETRRARMIAEYDLSAQDAATLTATREFADRFEVAAKKAKSPKRVAALLTSELTMRLRAAELEPEQSPVSMDGVVMAADLAESGELSSKMLKQLLDACFAEGKDFPEIYERDKPQQISDAGAIEKMIDEVIAANPKQVEQYRGGKKTVAAFFVGQVMRLSKGQANPALLNELVAKKLDS; encoded by the coding sequence ATGTCTACAGCTACAGCGCTTTCGCCGGAGATTTTTGCCAAGTACCAGCCTGTCATCGGGTTGGAGGTTCACGTTCAGCTTCTGACCGCTACCAAGGCCTTCTGTGGCTGCATCAATCAATACGGCGGCGAGCCGAACACGCATGTGTGCCCCGTCTGCCTGGGCCTGCCCGGTGCGCTGCCGGTGCTGAACCGTAAGGCTGTCGAATATGCTGTGCTGGCGGCGAAGGCGATCAACTGCCAGATCCGCGAGACGAGCATCTTCGCGCGTAAGAACTACTTCTATCCGGACTTGCCCAAGGGGTATCAGATCTCTCAGTTCGATAAACCTGTTGCTGAGCATGGTTGGATCGATGTTCCCGATGCCGAGGGCAAGAGAAAGCGCATCGGCGTGACGCGGTTGCACATGGAAGAGGACGCGGGCAAGAGCGTTCACGACGGCTTCGCCGATTCTGTCTCGAAGACCTACATCGACCTGAATCGCTGCGGCACGCCGCTGGTCGAGATCGTCAGCGAGCCGGACCTGCGCACGCCGGACGAGGCGTTCGAGTACCTCACGCGGCTTAAGGAGATTCTGCTCTATACCGGCGTGAGCGACTGCAACATGGAAGAGGGTTCGTTGCGCTGCGACGCTAACGTGAGCGTGATGCTGAAAGGCGCGGAGAGGTTTGGAACCAAGGCTGAGGTGAAGAACGTTAACAGCTTCCGCTATATCCGTTCAGCGCTTGAGTATGAGATTGAGCGACAAATCGGCATTCTCGAAGAGGGCGGCCGCGTTGTGCAGGAGTCGCGTCTGTGGAATAACGCTGAGGGGCGGACTTACTCGATGCGCTCGAAGGAGCAGGCGCACGACTATCGCTACTTTCCGGAGCCGGACCTGCCGCCACTGGTCGTCGGCGTCGAGTGGCAGGCTGAGATTTTGAAGGCGCTGCCTGAGCTGCCAGAGACGCGGCGCGCGCGCATGATTGCTGAGTATGACCTCTCCGCGCAGGATGCGGCTACGCTGACCGCGACACGCGAGTTTGCGGACCGCTTCGAGGTGGCAGCGAAGAAGGCGAAGAGCCCGAAGCGCGTTGCGGCGCTTTTGACGAGTGAGTTGACGATGCGCCTGCGCGCGGCGGAGCTTGAGCCGGAGCAGTCGCCGGTCTCGATGGATGGCGTTGTGATGGCCGCCGATCTCGCCGAGTCCGGCGAGCTTTCGAGCAAGATGCTCAAGCAACTACTCGATGCCTGCTTCGCCGAAGGCAAGGACTTCCCCGAGATCTACGAGCGCGACAAGCCGCAGCAGATATCTGATGCCGGCGCGATTGAGAAGATGATCGACGAGGTCATTGCTGCGAACCCGAAGCAGGTCGAACAGTATCGTGGCGGCAAGAAGACGGTTGCGGCGTTCTTCGTCGGTCAGGTGATGCGGCTATCGAAGGGACAGGCCAACCCCGCGCTGTTGAACGAACTAGTCGCGAAGAAACTGGATAGCTAA
- a CDS encoding acetamidase/formamidase family protein, with product MRAKVLAGCVLVISALSAQAWAYQANDAARDLTGRWFITADWYGTPRYMNLDLAQNGDKLTGKFNGSALEGTVSGSAVHYVAKDGQGASQETQAVLENGALTGTMTWTAPGDTPVVVKFTAMIVPKRPTGPAQVHEFTPTVFYRQFSALNKPVLTVAPGDTIHTWTVDAGGTDAQGVRRVMGGNPETGPFYVESAMPGDTLVVHIKRLRLNRDWAVSDDDIVESATNSNLAVKVKDNGKSVRWHLDREKGVAYLETPGEHTAHYTVPLRPMLGCIAVAPPPAAAPPPTGDSGSFGGNMDFNGMVEGATLYLPVMNPGALLYFGDGHAMQGDGELNGNALETSMDVEITVDVIPGKRIGGPRVETADEIVAMGLEGSVDEALKSATSSMADWLSEDYKLTSAEVAEVLGTSAEYHVSEVADRNSGVVLKIKKERLQGLVAEAK from the coding sequence ATGCGGGCAAAGGTTCTTGCGGGATGTGTGTTGGTGATCTCTGCGCTTTCGGCGCAGGCGTGGGCTTACCAGGCAAATGATGCGGCGCGGGATTTGACGGGGAGGTGGTTCATTACGGCGGACTGGTATGGCACGCCGCGGTATATGAATCTGGATCTCGCGCAGAATGGCGACAAACTTACCGGCAAGTTCAACGGAAGCGCGCTTGAAGGTACGGTGAGCGGCAGTGCGGTGCACTATGTGGCGAAGGATGGTCAGGGCGCTTCGCAGGAGACACAGGCCGTGCTCGAGAACGGTGCGCTGACGGGCACGATGACGTGGACTGCGCCGGGCGATACGCCTGTTGTGGTGAAGTTCACGGCGATGATTGTTCCGAAGCGGCCTACAGGGCCTGCGCAGGTGCATGAGTTTACCCCGACGGTGTTTTACCGGCAGTTCTCGGCGCTGAACAAGCCAGTGCTGACGGTGGCTCCTGGAGACACGATTCATACGTGGACGGTGGATGCGGGCGGCACCGATGCGCAGGGTGTGAGGCGTGTGATGGGCGGGAATCCGGAGACGGGGCCGTTTTATGTGGAGTCGGCGATGCCGGGGGACACGCTGGTGGTCCACATTAAGCGGCTGCGGCTGAATCGTGACTGGGCGGTGAGCGACGACGATATTGTGGAGAGCGCGACGAACAGCAATCTGGCGGTGAAGGTGAAGGACAACGGGAAGTCCGTGCGCTGGCATCTGGACCGCGAGAAGGGCGTGGCGTATCTGGAGACTCCGGGGGAGCATACGGCGCACTACACGGTGCCGCTGCGGCCGATGCTGGGATGCATTGCGGTGGCTCCGCCGCCTGCGGCTGCACCGCCGCCGACGGGCGACTCGGGTTCTTTTGGCGGCAACATGGACTTCAACGGGATGGTGGAGGGTGCGACGTTGTATCTGCCGGTGATGAATCCGGGCGCGCTCTTGTATTTCGGCGATGGGCACGCGATGCAGGGCGATGGCGAGCTGAATGGCAATGCGCTGGAGACGTCGATGGACGTGGAGATCACGGTGGATGTGATTCCGGGCAAGCGGATTGGCGGCCCGCGGGTGGAGACGGCGGACGAGATTGTGGCGATGGGGCTGGAGGGGTCGGTGGATGAGGCGCTGAAGTCGGCCACGTCGAGCATGGCGGACTGGCTGAGCGAAGATTACAAGCTGACGTCAGCGGAGGTTGCGGAGGTGCTGGGAACTTCGGCGGAGTACCACGTGAGCGAGGTGGCGGACAGGAACTCGGGCGTGGTGCTGAAGATTAAGAAGGAACGGTTGCAGGGGCTGGTGGCTGAGGCGAAGTGA
- a CDS encoding substrate-binding domain-containing protein, with protein sequence MDVPRKWIAVALGAVLLPLMTGCMRHSKKEHYYLIATNTDVPYWKTAAAGFAAAGAEYGVTVDTRGPGGLDPQAEVNEFKAMVARKPAGILVSVANEDLLTPAINDAIDAGIPVITIDSDAPASKRLYFIGTNNLEAGRLGGQRMAAQLHGKGNVVFFSNPNQPNLIERLKGYKDVFASYPGIKIVDVFDIKSDPGTALDQAMVYLSKKGADKVDGFVCLDSRSGVNVAEAFKRTNATDRVLIAMDVDADTLQLVKSGVIDSTISQKPYTMAFLGLKAIDDVHHYPVKPLAQDYRLDPFSPFPAFIDTGVALVDKTNVDSILSHQNQSPVPNTE encoded by the coding sequence ATGGATGTCCCGAGGAAGTGGATTGCGGTCGCACTTGGAGCGGTTTTGCTTCCGCTGATGACTGGATGCATGCGGCATAGCAAAAAGGAACACTACTATTTGATTGCGACGAATACGGATGTGCCGTACTGGAAGACAGCCGCGGCTGGATTTGCGGCGGCTGGCGCAGAATATGGCGTCACGGTGGATACGCGCGGACCGGGAGGGCTTGATCCGCAGGCGGAAGTCAATGAGTTCAAGGCAATGGTGGCGCGCAAGCCTGCTGGCATCTTGGTCTCTGTCGCCAACGAAGATTTGCTGACGCCTGCGATCAACGATGCTATTGATGCGGGCATTCCTGTGATCACAATCGACTCGGATGCGCCTGCGAGCAAGCGGCTTTACTTTATCGGGACGAACAATCTGGAAGCGGGCAGACTGGGCGGCCAACGCATGGCGGCGCAGTTGCACGGCAAGGGTAATGTTGTCTTCTTCTCCAATCCGAATCAGCCGAATCTGATCGAACGACTGAAAGGTTACAAGGACGTCTTCGCAAGTTATCCAGGCATCAAGATTGTGGACGTCTTCGACATCAAATCGGACCCCGGCACGGCGCTGGACCAGGCGATGGTCTATTTGTCTAAGAAGGGAGCAGACAAGGTGGATGGCTTCGTCTGCCTCGACTCGCGTTCGGGCGTGAATGTGGCTGAGGCGTTCAAGCGAACCAATGCTACGGATCGCGTGCTGATTGCGATGGACGTGGACGCCGACACCTTGCAGCTAGTGAAGTCTGGAGTGATTGACTCGACGATCTCGCAGAAACCCTACACGATGGCGTTTTTGGGGTTGAAGGCGATCGATGACGTGCACCACTATCCGGTGAAGCCGCTGGCGCAGGACTATCGTCTCGATCCGTTCTCGCCGTTTCCAGCGTTTATCGACACGGGCGTCGCGCTGGTCGACAAGACGAATGTGGACTCGATCCTGAGCCATCAGAACCAGTCGCCGGTCCCGAATACGGAATAG
- a CDS encoding FmdB family zinc ribbon protein: MPLYEYECTACHRRTEKIQKFSDAPLTVCPHCGGTLEKLLHAPAVSFKGGGWYADGYGNAKPKSSSESASKPADSSSKPASDSSSTTAASPAPAATSTASADKK, from the coding sequence ATGCCGCTTTACGAATACGAATGCACCGCCTGTCACCGCCGCACGGAGAAGATCCAGAAGTTCTCCGATGCCCCACTCACCGTCTGCCCACACTGCGGCGGCACGCTGGAAAAGCTGCTCCACGCCCCCGCCGTTAGCTTTAAGGGCGGAGGCTGGTATGCCGACGGCTACGGCAATGCCAAACCAAAATCCTCCAGTGAGAGCGCAAGCAAGCCCGCAGACTCATCTTCCAAGCCCGCCTCGGACTCAAGCAGTACCACCGCAGCGTCGCCCGCTCCCGCAGCGACCTCAACTGCCAGCGCGGACAAGAAGTAG
- the serA gene encoding phosphoglycerate dehydrogenase, which translates to MKIVLAEKVSPATLAVFQQEPGWQVVTHDQIKNGLATELADADALVVRSAVQVDAQLLESAPKLRIIGRAGVGVDNIDTPAATHRGIVVMNTPGANAVAVAELTLGLMVSMARSVPRANSTMHAGKWEKKSLQGSELRGKTLGIVGLGRIGLEVARRAASFGMNLIGYDPFIAPVVARENNVTLVPIDQIFKDSDYLTLHVGLTAQTEGMINATSLKIMKKGIRIINCARGELIVEEALAEAIKSGHVGGAALDVFHKEPLKDSPFFELDNVILSPHIAGSTDEAQEAIGIQLARQVSDYLKLGVVQNAVNLPSLTHEEYVEVAPYIEMAERLGHFLSHATAGNLESIQLTYSGRIASGKTDLIRNAAIAGIFSGSDGNENGATHANRINAAAVAAERGIRIQEDKKEFTTGGAGSVLKIVLHSSDGDTSASGTVLHGSSPRLLTHDGIDIEAPLNGTLVAIRNHDVPGVIGRIGTILGEHQVNIANFALGRAVANRQQRVPQGQALAVVQIDAPATTTANAALEALRKVEAIASVRLIELGKL; encoded by the coding sequence ATGAAGATCGTCCTCGCCGAAAAAGTCTCTCCCGCCACTCTCGCCGTCTTCCAGCAGGAACCCGGCTGGCAGGTCGTCACCCACGACCAGATCAAGAACGGCCTCGCCACCGAACTCGCCGATGCCGACGCCCTCGTCGTCCGCTCCGCCGTCCAGGTCGACGCCCAGCTCCTCGAGTCCGCCCCCAAGCTCCGCATCATCGGCCGCGCCGGCGTCGGCGTCGATAACATCGACACCCCCGCAGCCACCCACCGCGGCATCGTCGTCATGAACACCCCCGGAGCCAACGCCGTCGCCGTCGCCGAACTCACCCTCGGCCTCATGGTCTCCATGGCCCGCAGCGTCCCCCGCGCCAACTCCACCATGCACGCCGGCAAGTGGGAGAAGAAGTCCCTCCAGGGCAGCGAGCTCCGCGGCAAGACGCTCGGCATCGTCGGCCTCGGCCGCATCGGCCTCGAGGTCGCCCGCCGCGCCGCCAGCTTCGGCATGAACCTCATCGGCTACGACCCCTTCATCGCCCCAGTCGTCGCGCGCGAGAACAACGTCACCCTCGTCCCCATCGACCAGATCTTCAAGGACTCCGACTACCTCACCCTCCACGTCGGCCTGACCGCGCAGACCGAGGGCATGATCAACGCCACCTCGCTCAAGATCATGAAGAAGGGCATCCGCATCATCAACTGCGCCCGCGGCGAGCTGATCGTTGAAGAGGCGCTGGCCGAGGCCATCAAGTCCGGCCACGTCGGCGGTGCTGCGCTCGACGTCTTCCACAAGGAGCCGCTCAAGGACTCGCCCTTCTTCGAGCTCGACAACGTCATCCTCTCGCCGCACATCGCCGGTTCGACCGACGAGGCGCAGGAGGCCATCGGCATCCAGCTCGCCCGCCAGGTCTCGGACTACCTCAAACTCGGCGTCGTCCAGAACGCCGTCAACCTGCCCAGCCTCACGCACGAGGAGTACGTCGAGGTCGCGCCCTACATCGAGATGGCCGAGCGCCTCGGCCACTTCCTCTCGCACGCCACGGCTGGCAACCTCGAGAGCATCCAGCTCACTTACAGCGGACGCATCGCCTCCGGCAAAACCGACCTTATCCGCAACGCCGCCATCGCCGGCATCTTCTCAGGCTCCGACGGCAACGAGAACGGCGCGACCCACGCCAACCGCATCAACGCTGCAGCAGTCGCAGCCGAGCGCGGTATCCGCATCCAGGAAGACAAGAAGGAGTTCACCACCGGCGGCGCAGGCTCGGTGCTGAAGATCGTCCTCCACTCCTCCGACGGCGACACCAGCGCATCGGGCACGGTATTGCACGGCTCCTCACCGCGCCTGCTCACCCACGACGGTATCGACATCGAAGCCCCGCTCAACGGCACGCTGGTCGCTATCCGCAACCACGACGTCCCCGGCGTGATCGGTCGCATCGGCACGATCCTCGGCGAGCATCAGGTGAACATCGCCAACTTCGCCCTGGGCCGCGCCGTCGCCAACCGCCAGCAGCGCGTGCCGCAAGGACAGGCGCTCGCCGTCGTGCAGATCGACGCTCCAGCCACGACAACGGCAAACGCCGCTCTCGAAGCGCTGCGCAAGGTGGAAGCCATCGCCAGCGTCCGCCTGATCGAGCTCGGCAAACTGTAG
- a CDS encoding zinc-dependent alcohol dehydrogenase family protein, with protein MSQQTAKIVRFHQTGGPEVLKLEELPLPEPGPGEVRLRVRAIGLNRAEVMFRKGQYLVDPTFPSGNGYEASGTVEAVGEGVDRAWLGKTASTIPAFPINKYGVYGEVAIVPIYAVAEYPANLTPEEGTSIWMQYLTAWGALVRIGQVAKGDYVLITAASSSVGIAAIEMVKAEGGISIATTRTSAKKDELLALGADHVIVTDEEDLAARVKEITTGKGARIVFDPIAGKGLEALADATAQGGLIIEYGALASDPTPYPLFTALSKQLTIRGYTLFEIAANPEWTARARQYVFDHLANGDFKPRIDQRRFHLSEIVDAHSYMESNQQIGKIVVTV; from the coding sequence ATGTCACAACAAACCGCAAAGATCGTCCGCTTCCATCAGACCGGAGGACCTGAAGTCCTCAAGCTTGAAGAGCTTCCTCTACCCGAACCGGGTCCCGGCGAAGTCCGCCTCCGCGTAAGAGCCATCGGCCTCAACCGCGCTGAAGTGATGTTCCGCAAAGGCCAATACCTGGTCGATCCAACATTCCCTTCAGGCAACGGCTATGAAGCCTCGGGAACGGTCGAAGCCGTGGGTGAAGGCGTTGACCGCGCATGGCTGGGAAAGACCGCCAGCACCATTCCCGCGTTTCCCATCAACAAATACGGCGTCTACGGCGAGGTAGCCATCGTCCCCATCTACGCCGTCGCAGAATATCCAGCAAATCTCACTCCCGAAGAAGGCACCTCTATCTGGATGCAGTACCTCACAGCCTGGGGTGCATTGGTCCGCATCGGACAAGTAGCCAAAGGCGACTATGTGCTGATTACCGCAGCCAGCAGCAGCGTAGGCATTGCAGCCATCGAGATGGTGAAAGCCGAAGGCGGAATCAGCATTGCAACAACACGCACCTCCGCCAAAAAAGACGAGTTGCTTGCGTTGGGAGCCGACCACGTGATCGTCACCGACGAAGAAGACCTTGCCGCGCGCGTTAAAGAAATCACAACCGGCAAGGGTGCGCGCATCGTATTCGACCCAATCGCAGGCAAAGGCCTGGAAGCACTTGCCGACGCCACGGCACAGGGTGGTCTCATCATCGAATACGGCGCGCTGGCCAGCGATCCAACGCCCTACCCGCTCTTCACCGCACTGAGCAAACAACTCACAATCCGCGGTTACACTCTGTTTGAAATCGCTGCAAATCCTGAATGGACTGCGCGGGCGCGGCAGTATGTCTTCGACCATCTTGCGAACGGCGACTTCAAGCCACGCATCGACCAGCGACGCTTCCACCTCTCAGAGATCGTCGACGCTCACAGCTATATGGAGTCGAACCAGCAGATTGGAAAGATCGTCGTCACGGTGTAA
- a CDS encoding DUF6496 domain-containing protein, with protein MATKKAAKKSSAKKSSPKKKSTRKYSPAAGKSVEREMHEMKEGKLRSGRSGKKVTSRKQAIAIGLSEARKKGAKVPKKKS; from the coding sequence ATGGCAACCAAGAAGGCAGCTAAGAAATCATCGGCGAAGAAAAGTTCACCGAAGAAAAAATCGACACGGAAGTACAGTCCTGCAGCAGGCAAAAGCGTTGAGCGCGAGATGCATGAGATGAAAGAGGGCAAGCTGAGGAGCGGTCGCAGCGGCAAGAAAGTCACGAGTCGGAAGCAGGCGATCGCGATTGGCTTGTCTGAGGCGCGGAAGAAGGGCGCCAAAGTCCCCAAAAAGAAATCGTGA
- a CDS encoding cupin domain-containing protein — protein sequence MTCGIQSCMTSDEIVRRPLLNAVMNERRVTSVDVREIVFHRGMRTGRHFHPCPVLGYVAEGSVFFQREGGPVETLQAGDAFYEPAGTVIERFDNASDIEPMRFIAYYLLDGKQDLIQMLSEKQ from the coding sequence GTGACCTGTGGCATCCAAAGCTGCATGACCAGTGATGAAATTGTTCGACGGCCGCTTTTGAATGCAGTGATGAACGAACGCAGGGTTACGAGCGTCGATGTTCGAGAGATCGTGTTCCATAGAGGAATGCGGACTGGCAGACACTTTCATCCTTGCCCCGTACTCGGATACGTCGCTGAAGGTTCTGTCTTCTTTCAGAGAGAAGGTGGGCCTGTCGAGACCCTTCAAGCCGGAGATGCGTTTTACGAACCGGCTGGTACCGTGATCGAGCGCTTTGACAATGCATCCGATATCGAGCCCATGCGGTTTATTGCATACTATTTGCTCGATGGGAAACAGGATTTGATTCAGATGTTGTCCGAGAAGCAGTAA